Proteins from one Loktanella sp. M215 genomic window:
- a CDS encoding 3-hydroxyacyl-CoA dehydrogenase NAD-binding domain-containing protein, whose translation MAKVVTLEKVGRTGLIAFDNPPVNAASHALRQAFQDCLERAAADPDIDVIALYGKGRSFVAGADIREFGRTPQAPILPTIINRMEEIATPVIAIQHGVALGGGLEIALGAQARVGVGRVRVGLPEVTLGILPGAGGTQRAPRLTGVPAAIEMITTGRHIQGPEALAMGLLDRLTDGEPRDVALAMAEEVRAGTLPVRTVGQIAVNVDPQQIAAAKAAVQAQAPHLYSPLKCVEAIAACDRPILDGMDIERALFRDCLDSPQRAGLIHVFFAERAVAKIPERDATPRSVASVGIIGGGTMGSGIATACLMAGLRVRLNERDADALARGRQTILSNLDGAVKRGKMKADGRTDAEHRLSASTVLGDFDDVDLVIEAAFEDMGVKIDLFTQLDAICKPGAVLATNTSYLDIDRIAAATARPQDVIGLHFFSPAHIMKLLEVVVADKTAPEVVATGFALAAKLKKVAVRAGVCDGFIGNRILTHYRKAADYLVLDGASPEQIDDALEGFGWAMGPFRANDLSGLDIGYATRKRRAPDRPAAERYSAVPDRIAEAGWLGRKTGMGYYDHSQKPAPTNPGVATIIATVRNDHGITPRAIPDAEIVDRYMTAMIVEATRVVEDGIAQRPIDIDATFLFGYGFPRWRGGPMHYADTIGAATLVQRIETYARDDPHYWQVPPLLQRMADDGTTFADLNAEA comes from the coding sequence ATGGCGAAGGTCGTGACATTGGAAAAGGTCGGCAGGACGGGGCTGATTGCCTTCGACAATCCGCCCGTCAACGCAGCGTCGCACGCCTTGCGGCAAGCGTTTCAAGACTGTCTGGAACGCGCCGCCGCCGATCCCGACATCGACGTGATCGCCCTTTATGGCAAAGGCCGCAGCTTTGTCGCCGGGGCCGACATCCGCGAATTCGGGCGCACGCCGCAGGCCCCGATCCTGCCGACGATCATCAACCGGATGGAAGAGATCGCGACCCCGGTGATCGCGATCCAGCACGGCGTGGCGCTGGGGGGCGGCCTTGAAATCGCCCTCGGCGCGCAGGCCCGCGTCGGCGTCGGCCGCGTCCGTGTCGGTCTGCCAGAGGTGACGCTGGGTATCCTGCCCGGCGCGGGCGGCACCCAACGCGCGCCGCGCCTGACCGGCGTGCCCGCCGCGATCGAGATGATCACCACCGGGCGGCATATCCAGGGACCCGAGGCGCTGGCGATGGGGCTGCTGGACCGGCTGACTGACGGCGAACCGCGCGACGTGGCACTTGCGATGGCAGAGGAGGTCCGCGCCGGCACCCTGCCCGTCCGCACCGTGGGCCAGATCGCTGTGAACGTCGATCCGCAGCAGATCGCCGCAGCCAAGGCCGCCGTGCAGGCGCAGGCGCCGCACCTTTATTCCCCGCTGAAATGCGTGGAGGCGATTGCCGCCTGTGATCGCCCGATCCTTGACGGGATGGACATCGAGCGCGCGCTGTTCCGCGATTGCCTCGACTCCCCGCAGCGGGCGGGGTTGATCCATGTGTTCTTTGCCGAACGGGCCGTGGCCAAGATCCCGGAACGCGACGCCACCCCGCGCAGCGTGGCCAGCGTCGGGATCATCGGCGGCGGCACCATGGGCAGCGGCATCGCGACGGCCTGCCTGATGGCGGGCCTGCGGGTGCGGCTGAACGAACGGGATGCAGACGCGCTGGCGCGGGGGCGGCAGACGATCCTGTCGAACCTCGACGGTGCGGTGAAGCGCGGCAAGATGAAAGCGGACGGGCGGACGGATGCGGAACATCGCCTGTCCGCGTCGACCGTGCTGGGAGATTTCGACGACGTCGATCTGGTGATCGAGGCGGCCTTCGAGGACATGGGCGTGAAGATCGACCTGTTCACCCAGCTTGATGCGATCTGCAAACCGGGCGCAGTGCTGGCGACGAACACATCCTATCTGGACATCGACCGGATCGCCGCGGCGACGGCGCGGCCACAGGATGTCATCGGCCTGCACTTCTTTTCCCCCGCACACATCATGAAACTGCTGGAGGTGGTGGTCGCGGACAAGACCGCACCCGAGGTCGTGGCGACCGGCTTTGCCCTGGCGGCCAAGCTGAAGAAGGTGGCCGTGCGGGCCGGGGTCTGCGACGGGTTCATCGGGAACCGCATCCTGACGCATTACCGCAAGGCGGCCGATTACCTCGTGCTGGACGGGGCCAGCCCGGAACAGATCGACGACGCACTGGAAGGATTCGGCTGGGCCATGGGACCGTTCCGGGCGAACGATCTGTCCGGCCTCGATATCGGTTACGCCACCCGCAAGCGCCGCGCGCCCGACCGGCCTGCCGCCGAGCGTTACAGCGCCGTGCCCGACCGCATCGCCGAGGCCGGCTGGCTGGGGCGCAAGACCGGCATGGGCTATTACGATCACAGTCAGAAACCTGCCCCCACGAACCCGGGCGTGGCGACCATCATCGCCACGGTCCGCAACGATCATGGCATCACGCCGCGCGCCATACCGGACGCCGAGATCGTCGACCGCTACATGACAGCGATGATCGTCGAGGCCACCCGCGTGGTCGAAGACGGCATCGCCCAACGTCCCATCGACATCGATGCGACGTTTCTGTTCGGTTACGGCTTTCCGCGCTGGCGGGGCGGGCCGATGCACTATGCCGACACCATCGGCGCGGCCACGCTGGTCCAGCGCATCGAAACCTACGCGCGGGACGATCCACATTACTGGCAGGTGCCGCCGCTGCTGCAGCGCATGGCGGACGACGGCACCACATTTGCCGACCTGAACGCCGAGGCCTGA
- a CDS encoding Zn-ribbon domain-containing OB-fold protein → MTPDTHFKEGLAAGEIRLQRCAACDTHIFFPRVLCPACHGTDLTWVTASGAGEVYTFTTVRQRPERGGDYNVAMVELAEGVRMMTRVDGDPQAVKVGMPVTAYVGDIDGTPAVLCRKSEA, encoded by the coding sequence ATGACCCCCGACACCCACTTTAAAGAGGGCCTTGCCGCCGGAGAAATCCGCCTTCAGCGCTGCGCCGCCTGCGATACCCATATCTTCTTTCCCCGCGTCCTGTGCCCCGCCTGTCACGGCACCGACCTGACGTGGGTCACGGCCAGCGGCGCGGGCGAGGTCTATACCTTTACCACCGTCCGTCAGCGACCGGAGCGTGGCGGCGACTACAACGTCGCCATGGTGGAACTGGCCGAAGGCGTGCGGATGATGACCCGCGTGGACGGCGATCCGCAGGCGGTCAAAGTCGGCATGCCTGTCACCGCCTACGTCGGCGACATCGACGGCACACCCGCGGTGCTGTGCCGCAAATCGGAGGCATGA
- a CDS encoding class I adenylate-forming enzyme family protein: MDMPRIVPVDVPGPDPVDLPSLVRQHGADRPDHPAIVAGDDITTWSDLAAAMDRVAGHLIRLGLRPNEVVASLGGVTPQHLALYLGTLAAGGTFAPMMISATPQIVAGLVTNCQARLIFADAAGQAARGDVQAQPLGSLLTDSADTDPGSLPAIAPTDGFDIIYSSGTTGAPKGIMHDHRFRGRQRARMAGFGFDHAMRLLVSTPVYSNTTLAALLPMLAAGGTAVLMPKFDAGVWLALAEKHCITHAMCVPVQWRRLLAHPDFDRTDLGAFIIKLSTSAPLTADLGQELLARFPGRMVNIYGMTEGGVGCLMDLTAHPDRLDTVGQVAAGGNLMTLGPDDTPLPQGEVGEIVGRAVTMMTGYCNAPDLTRKALWTDAAGVHWMRSGDMGRVDADGFLHVMDRTKDMINSGGFNVFAVDLEAALLSHPAVAEAAVIAVPSADWGETPLAYVVLRDATDPEMLRTHANARLGKTQRISRVIVTEALPRSEIGKILKRELRAPHWPKEKP, from the coding sequence ATGGACATGCCCCGAATCGTGCCGGTCGATGTGCCCGGCCCCGATCCCGTCGATCTGCCCAGCCTCGTGCGACAGCATGGCGCTGACCGTCCCGACCATCCCGCCATCGTTGCGGGCGACGACATCACGACATGGAGCGATCTTGCGGCGGCGATGGACCGCGTGGCGGGGCACCTGATCCGCCTTGGCCTGCGCCCCAACGAGGTCGTCGCCAGCCTTGGCGGTGTGACGCCGCAGCACCTCGCGCTTTACCTCGGCACACTGGCGGCGGGCGGCACCTTCGCGCCGATGATGATCTCGGCCACGCCGCAGATCGTGGCGGGGCTGGTCACGAATTGCCAGGCGCGCCTGATCTTCGCCGATGCGGCAGGGCAGGCGGCGCGGGGCGACGTGCAGGCGCAGCCACTCGGCAGCCTGCTGACGGATAGTGCCGACACGGACCCCGGCTCGCTGCCCGCCATCGCACCGACCGACGGGTTCGACATCATCTACAGCTCTGGCACCACCGGCGCGCCCAAGGGGATCATGCACGACCACCGCTTTCGCGGGCGACAGCGGGCGCGCATGGCGGGCTTTGGCTTCGACCATGCCATGCGGCTGCTGGTCTCCACTCCGGTCTATTCCAACACGACGCTGGCGGCCCTGCTGCCGATGCTGGCGGCGGGCGGCACGGCGGTGCTGATGCCCAAGTTCGACGCGGGTGTCTGGCTGGCCTTGGCGGAAAAACACTGCATCACCCACGCCATGTGCGTGCCCGTGCAGTGGCGCAGGCTTCTGGCGCACCCGGATTTCGACCGCACCGACCTCGGCGCCTTCATCATCAAGCTGTCCACCAGTGCCCCCCTGACCGCCGATCTGGGCCAAGAGCTGCTGGCGCGCTTTCCCGGACGGATGGTGAACATCTACGGCATGACCGAAGGCGGCGTCGGTTGCCTGATGGATCTGACGGCCCATCCCGACCGGCTGGACACCGTGGGACAGGTCGCGGCCGGCGGCAACCTGATGACCCTTGGCCCCGACGACACCCCCCTGCCGCAGGGCGAGGTCGGAGAGATCGTGGGCCGCGCCGTCACCATGATGACCGGCTATTGCAACGCGCCCGACCTGACCCGAAAGGCCTTGTGGACCGACGCGGCGGGCGTGCACTGGATGCGCTCCGGCGACATGGGGCGTGTGGATGCAGACGGGTTCCTGCACGTCATGGACCGCACCAAGGACATGATCAATTCCGGCGGATTCAACGTCTTTGCAGTCGATCTGGAAGCCGCACTCCTGTCGCATCCGGCGGTGGCCGAGGCTGCGGTCATCGCCGTGCCCAGTGCCGACTGGGGCGAGACACCGCTCGCCTACGTCGTGCTGCGCGATGCGACTGATCCCGAGATGCTGCGCACCCACGCCAACGCCCGCCTCGGCAAGACCCAGCGGATCAGCCGCGTCATCGTGACCGAAGCGTTGCCCCGCAGCGAGATCGGCAAGATCCTCAAACGTGAACTGCGCGCCCCCCACTGGCCCAAGGAGAAACCATGA
- a CDS encoding acetyl-CoA acetyltransferase produces MDHALRGKSAIVGLGVAGLGEAPGYTSWDIMAQSAQAALADAGLALKDVDGLFCAMMEDSMPVLMAAEYLGIRPRHVDGTLTGGSSFVNYLASATAALDAGLCDVALVCYGSNQRTASGKLVTASRLPPFEAPYKPRYPVSGYAMAAQRHMHQYGTTREQLADVAVAARGWASHNPQAFMRDPITRGDVLAARMVSDPLGKLDCCLVTDGGGAIVLTRADRAKDHAKTPVYVLGAAAESTHRQISQMPDFTVTAARESGKRAFAMAGVKPSDIDVLQLYDAFTINIILFLEDLGYCAKGEGGAFVEGGRIAPGGALPVNTYGGGLSCTHPGMLGIFTIIEAAHQIRGTAPGLQLDGVDLALAHGNGGVLSSQVTAILGSEATL; encoded by the coding sequence ATGGATCACGCATTGCGCGGCAAGTCGGCCATCGTGGGCCTTGGCGTCGCCGGTCTGGGCGAGGCGCCGGGATACACCAGCTGGGACATCATGGCGCAATCGGCACAGGCGGCGCTGGCCGACGCCGGACTGGCGCTGAAGGACGTGGATGGTCTGTTCTGCGCCATGATGGAGGATTCGATGCCCGTCCTGATGGCGGCGGAATACCTCGGCATCAGGCCCCGCCACGTCGACGGCACGCTGACCGGCGGATCGTCATTCGTGAATTATCTGGCAAGTGCGACGGCAGCACTGGACGCGGGCCTCTGCGACGTGGCGCTGGTCTGCTACGGCAGCAACCAGCGCACGGCGTCGGGCAAGCTGGTCACGGCATCCCGACTGCCACCGTTCGAGGCCCCCTACAAACCGCGCTACCCGGTGTCAGGCTACGCCATGGCGGCGCAGCGGCACATGCACCAGTATGGCACGACCCGCGAACAACTGGCCGACGTGGCCGTTGCCGCACGCGGCTGGGCCAGCCACAACCCGCAGGCCTTCATGCGCGACCCAATTACGCGCGGCGACGTGCTGGCGGCACGCATGGTCAGCGATCCGCTGGGCAAGCTTGACTGCTGCCTTGTGACAGATGGCGGCGGTGCGATTGTGCTGACACGGGCGGACCGGGCGAAGGATCACGCGAAGACGCCCGTCTATGTCCTTGGGGCTGCGGCGGAATCGACGCACCGGCAAATCAGCCAGATGCCAGACTTCACCGTCACCGCAGCGCGCGAAAGCGGCAAGCGGGCCTTTGCCATGGCCGGGGTCAAGCCGTCGGATATCGACGTGCTGCAACTCTACGATGCCTTCACGATCAACATCATCCTGTTCCTTGAAGACCTCGGCTACTGCGCCAAGGGCGAAGGCGGCGCCTTTGTCGAGGGCGGCCGGATCGCGCCGGGGGGCGCGCTGCCGGTCAATACTTATGGCGGCGGGCTGTCCTGCACCCATCCGGGGATGCTGGGCATCTTCACGATCATCGAGGCGGCCCACCAGATCAGGGGCACGGCACCGGGGCTGCAACTGGACGGCGTCGATCTGGCGCTGGCCCATGGCAATGGCGGCGTGCTGTCCAGTCAGGTCACGGCCATTCTGGGGTCGGAGGCGACCCTGTGA
- a CDS encoding CaiB/BaiF CoA transferase family protein: MTTGALNGLKVIDCTRVLGGPFCSQWLGDHGAEVIKIEPPQGDETRGWGPPFKDGASSYFIGVNRSKRGIALDLRLQEGREILHRLLAEADVLIENFKTGTLEKWGIGYDTLSARYPRLIHARLSSFGADGPLGGLPGYDAIVQAQAGLMSVNGARGDGPLRMGVPLVDIATGMSLAFGIMAAAFERQTSGRGQFVEASLYDVACSLLFPHSANYFMSGTVAGRSGNQHANVVPYDMFDCGADKIFIGCGNDGQWRKLCAILGDPSFATEPAYATNADRLANIDAMRTRLVALLAPHDANAITRQLMEAGVPAGRVNTVEDVFTAAHTLHRDMVVQIGDYRGAGNPVKLSRTPAQFARTPPRFGQDTRAVLSDHGYSDTQIDAMLTAGAAVAAPP; the protein is encoded by the coding sequence ATGACGACTGGCGCACTCAATGGCCTCAAGGTGATCGACTGCACACGGGTACTGGGTGGGCCGTTCTGCAGCCAATGGCTGGGCGATCACGGGGCGGAGGTCATCAAGATCGAACCGCCGCAGGGCGACGAGACGCGCGGTTGGGGACCGCCTTTCAAGGATGGCGCATCAAGCTATTTCATCGGCGTGAACCGCTCGAAACGCGGGATTGCCCTGGACCTGCGGCTTCAGGAGGGGCGCGAGATCTTGCACCGCCTGCTGGCCGAGGCGGACGTGCTGATCGAGAACTTCAAGACCGGCACGCTGGAAAAATGGGGCATCGGCTATGATACCCTGTCCGCCCGCTACCCCCGCCTGATCCACGCCCGCCTGTCGAGTTTCGGCGCCGACGGGCCGCTGGGCGGTCTGCCCGGCTACGACGCGATCGTGCAGGCGCAGGCCGGATTGATGAGCGTCAACGGTGCCCGCGGCGACGGGCCCCTGCGCATGGGCGTGCCCCTGGTGGACATCGCCACCGGCATGAGCCTCGCCTTCGGCATCATGGCCGCCGCCTTCGAGCGTCAGACCTCCGGCCGCGGCCAGTTCGTCGAGGCGAGCCTCTACGACGTTGCCTGCAGCCTACTTTTCCCCCATTCCGCCAACTACTTCATGTCCGGCACCGTCGCGGGGCGGTCCGGCAACCAGCACGCCAACGTCGTCCCCTACGACATGTTCGACTGCGGCGCGGACAAGATCTTCATCGGCTGCGGCAACGACGGCCAGTGGCGCAAGCTCTGCGCGATCCTGGGCGACCCTAGCTTTGCGACAGAACCCGCCTATGCCACCAACGCCGACCGGCTGGCCAATATCGACGCGATGCGCACCCGCCTCGTGGCGCTCCTGGCCCCGCATGACGCCAACGCGATCACCCGGCAGCTGATGGAGGCAGGCGTTCCCGCAGGCCGGGTCAACACGGTCGAGGATGTCTTCACCGCCGCCCACACCCTGCACCGCGACATGGTGGTTCAGATCGGCGACTATCGCGGTGCGGGCAACCCCGTGAAACTCTCGCGCACGCCCGCGCAGTTCGCGCGCACCCCGCCCCGCTTTGGCCAGGACACCCGCGCGGTCCTGTCCGATCACGGCTACAGCGACACTCAGATCGACGCCATGCTCACCGCGGGTGCCGCGGTCGCCGCACCTCCCTGA
- a CDS encoding TRAP transporter small permease subunit — MTDIRKPEALGRVDRVLLRLIDALSAALMIVASIALMLMMVHVTVDVVGKFVFHRPVPMTLEMVSNYYMVAVVFLPFAAVERMNGNIHVELIYALLPRVARRLLDLISYVLFAALLYLLTTSSWAVAVKKYNVGEFIMGSYAVPIWPSRFLLPVGTALALALVVVRIGRTALLLVRADLDKIDDMPSGPADPVGGTNL, encoded by the coding sequence ATGACGGATATCCGCAAGCCGGAGGCGCTGGGCCGCGTTGATCGCGTGCTGCTGCGTCTGATCGACGCCCTGAGTGCGGCCCTGATGATCGTGGCCAGTATCGCGCTGATGCTGATGATGGTGCATGTGACCGTCGATGTCGTGGGCAAGTTCGTGTTTCACCGTCCCGTGCCGATGACGCTCGAGATGGTGTCTAACTACTACATGGTCGCCGTCGTGTTCCTGCCTTTTGCGGCGGTCGAGCGGATGAACGGCAACATCCATGTCGAGCTGATCTATGCCCTGCTGCCGCGTGTCGCGCGGCGGCTGCTGGACCTGATCAGCTACGTGCTGTTCGCAGCGCTGCTCTATCTGCTGACGACCAGCAGCTGGGCGGTCGCCGTCAAGAAATACAACGTCGGAGAGTTCATCATGGGCAGTTACGCGGTGCCGATCTGGCCGTCGCGGTTCCTGCTGCCGGTGGGCACGGCGCTGGCGCTGGCGCTGGTCGTGGTGCGGATCGGGCGGACGGCGCTGTTGCTGGTGCGGGCCGATCTGGACAAGATTGACGACATGCCGAGCGGCCCTGCCGACCCGGTCGGAGGGACCAACCTGTGA
- a CDS encoding TRAP transporter large permease, whose protein sequence is MAKETVGFIGIFVLLAMIFLRVPVGVALASVSVGGIFIIMGERPAIGMLSSIPYDFTAHWTLSSIPMFLFMGYLCYHAGLTTGLFRLARLWLSWLPGGLSVASIQGSALFAAVTGSSLACTAAMGRIAVPEMLKAGYDKGLATGTVAAAGTIGSMIPPSILLIIYGIFVEQSIAALFIGALIPGILTAVLYSVMVVVRCWLKPSLAPPVHEDVTWGERFAAFGDTWPVIVLVVGVFGGLFSGVFTPTEAGSVGAALAFLIGLLKRALSWPVLKEAIGETLRTTASIFLIAIGAQLLTRFFALAGTTQIIADWIGNPEYSQLQVILIISVILILLGMLLDPIGIMLLTIPILLPVLEARDINLIWFGVLMAKFLEIGFITPPVGLNVFVVKGIVGDLVPIHKIFSGIAWFVVMDFFLIAALIAFPQIILWLPGL, encoded by the coding sequence CTGGCCAAGGAAACCGTCGGTTTCATCGGGATTTTCGTGCTGCTGGCAATGATCTTTCTGCGGGTGCCCGTCGGCGTGGCGCTGGCAAGCGTGTCGGTCGGCGGCATTTTCATCATCATGGGCGAGCGACCGGCGATCGGGATGCTGTCGTCGATCCCCTATGACTTTACCGCGCATTGGACGCTGTCGAGCATCCCGATGTTCTTGTTCATGGGCTACCTGTGCTACCATGCCGGGCTGACGACGGGTCTGTTCCGGCTGGCGCGGCTGTGGTTGTCGTGGCTGCCGGGTGGCTTGTCCGTGGCCTCGATCCAGGGGTCGGCGCTGTTCGCCGCCGTGACCGGTTCGTCGCTGGCCTGCACCGCCGCCATGGGACGGATCGCCGTGCCCGAGATGCTGAAGGCGGGTTACGACAAGGGGCTGGCCACCGGCACCGTCGCCGCCGCAGGCACCATCGGGTCGATGATCCCGCCGTCGATCCTGCTGATCATCTACGGCATCTTTGTCGAACAAAGCATTGCGGCCCTGTTCATCGGCGCGCTGATCCCGGGCATCCTGACCGCGGTCCTGTATTCCGTCATGGTCGTCGTGCGCTGCTGGCTGAAACCGTCGCTGGCGCCCCCCGTGCACGAGGATGTCACATGGGGCGAGCGGTTCGCGGCCTTCGGCGACACCTGGCCCGTCATCGTGCTGGTGGTCGGCGTGTTTGGCGGCCTCTTCAGCGGGGTCTTTACCCCGACCGAGGCCGGGTCCGTGGGCGCGGCCCTCGCGTTCCTGATCGGTCTGCTCAAGCGGGCGCTGTCATGGCCCGTGCTGAAGGAAGCGATCGGAGAGACCCTGCGCACCACCGCCTCGATCTTTCTGATCGCCATCGGCGCGCAGTTGCTGACGCGGTTCTTTGCCCTTGCCGGGACGACGCAGATCATCGCGGACTGGATCGGCAACCCGGAGTATTCGCAGCTTCAGGTCATCCTGATCATCAGCGTGATCCTGATCCTGCTGGGGATGCTGCTGGATCCCATTGGCATCATGCTGCTGACGATCCCGATCCTGCTGCCGGTGCTGGAGGCGCGCGACATCAACCTGATCTGGTTCGGCGTGCTGATGGCCAAGTTCCTCGAGATCGGGTTCATCACGCCACCCGTGGGCCTCAACGTCTTTGTCGTGAAGGGGATCGTGGGCGACCTTGTCCCGATCCACAAGATCTTCTCGGGCATTGCGTGGTTCGTGGTGATGGACTTCTTCCTGATCGCGGCGCTGATCGCGTTTCCGCAGATCATCCTCTGGCTGCCGGGGCTTTGA
- a CDS encoding acetate--CoA ligase family protein — protein sequence MTFDAPRFIRDVFQPESFAILGASDDPTRIGGRPLAYTRERFAGPIYPVNPTRDTVQGLPAYASIADIPGPVDFVLIAVPAARVEQAVRDCAAKGVRCCLIFSSGFAEVGDMAAQERLLAIARPAGLRILGPNCLGLFDAAQGFFPTFTATLDRGLPDGGHVGVVCQSGAYGSHIAYLNRLRGMGVGRMLTTGNESDISVAEGIHALAHDDATGCILAYAEGVRDGPAFRQALEAARLNRKPVAIMKVGRSEIGAAAAASHTASLAGEDAVFDAILRQHGAFRARTTDDLIDIAVATRARIYPVGRRLGIVTISGGAGVLMADAAADHGLEVPPMPQAAQDALRAALPFANPVNPVDVTAQVFNDLPLIRTNMDLMLGQGGYDSIVAFFTSLAGSASLSGPLRDALAGSLTEHPGALIALSIIAPPEVVADYEDAGFVVFEDPSRAVAALAALSDFGAAFAREGIAAAVPAADTTLSGAMTEHAAKAVLADAGLPVLPEVLAGDSAGAVAAAEAMGYPVVLKIVSAQITHKTEIGGVALDLRDEDAVAAAAEGIFSRAAAAHPDAVIDGLLVAPMAPAGVEMILGIQRDPVFGPVVMCGLGGIFAEVMRDVTFRAAPIDFAEAERMIGELKGQAVLDGVRGRPGGDRTALAQALVDLSRFAAAHAADLETCDINPFVLHERGGVALDAVIVGAG from the coding sequence GTGACCTTTGATGCGCCGCGCTTCATCCGCGATGTGTTCCAGCCCGAAAGCTTCGCAATCCTCGGCGCCTCTGACGATCCGACGCGGATCGGGGGGCGGCCGCTCGCTTATACGCGCGAGCGGTTTGCGGGGCCGATCTATCCGGTCAACCCGACCCGCGACACGGTGCAGGGGCTGCCCGCCTACGCCAGCATCGCCGACATTCCCGGGCCGGTCGATTTCGTCCTGATCGCGGTGCCTGCGGCGCGCGTGGAACAGGCGGTGCGCGACTGTGCCGCCAAGGGCGTGCGCTGCTGCCTGATCTTCAGCTCTGGCTTTGCCGAGGTGGGCGACATGGCCGCGCAAGAGAGGCTTCTGGCGATCGCGCGCCCTGCGGGGCTGCGTATTCTGGGACCGAACTGCCTTGGCCTGTTCGACGCGGCCCAGGGGTTCTTCCCGACCTTCACGGCCACACTGGACCGGGGCCTGCCCGACGGCGGCCACGTCGGCGTCGTGTGTCAGTCGGGGGCCTACGGCAGCCATATCGCCTACCTCAACCGTCTGCGCGGCATGGGCGTCGGGCGGATGCTGACGACGGGCAACGAAAGCGACATCTCGGTCGCCGAAGGGATCCACGCACTGGCCCACGACGACGCGACGGGCTGCATCCTCGCCTACGCCGAAGGCGTGCGTGACGGTCCCGCCTTCCGGCAGGCGCTGGAGGCCGCGCGCCTGAACCGCAAACCCGTCGCCATCATGAAGGTTGGCCGGTCCGAGATCGGGGCAGCGGCAGCGGCATCGCACACCGCATCGCTGGCGGGCGAGGATGCGGTTTTCGACGCGATCCTGCGCCAGCACGGCGCCTTTCGCGCCCGCACGACCGACGACCTGATCGACATCGCTGTGGCCACGCGGGCGCGGATTTACCCTGTGGGGCGGCGTCTGGGGATCGTCACGATCTCTGGCGGGGCGGGCGTGCTGATGGCCGATGCGGCAGCAGATCATGGACTGGAGGTGCCGCCGATGCCGCAGGCGGCACAGGATGCCTTGCGCGCAGCACTGCCCTTTGCCAACCCGGTCAACCCGGTGGACGTGACCGCGCAGGTCTTCAACGACCTGCCGCTGATCCGCACGAACATGGACCTGATGCTGGGGCAGGGCGGCTACGACAGTATCGTGGCCTTCTTCACCTCGCTGGCCGGATCGGCCAGTCTGTCCGGCCCCCTGCGCGACGCGCTGGCAGGATCGCTGACAGAGCATCCGGGGGCGCTGATCGCCCTGTCGATCATCGCGCCGCCCGAGGTGGTGGCGGACTACGAGGACGCCGGCTTTGTTGTCTTCGAGGATCCCAGCCGCGCCGTCGCGGCGCTGGCAGCCCTGTCCGATTTCGGCGCGGCCTTTGCGCGGGAAGGCATCGCCGCTGCCGTGCCTGCGGCCGATACGACACTGTCAGGCGCGATGACGGAACACGCCGCCAAGGCCGTGCTGGCCGACGCGGGCCTGCCTGTTCTGCCAGAGGTGCTGGCAGGCGACAGCGCCGGGGCCGTCGCGGCGGCGGAGGCGATGGGGTATCCGGTGGTGCTGAAAATCGTCTCGGCGCAGATCACCCACAAGACCGAAATCGGCGGCGTCGCGCTGGATTTACGCGATGAAGACGCGGTTGCCGCGGCGGCAGAGGGCATCTTTTCGCGGGCGGCGGCGGCACACCCGGACGCGGTCATCGACGGCCTTCTGGTGGCGCCCATGGCCCCGGCCGGGGTCGAGATGATCCTTGGCATCCAGCGCGACCCGGTCTTCGGCCCGGTCGTCATGTGCGGGCTGGGCGGCATCTTTGCCGAGGTCATGCGCGACGTGACATTCCGGGCGGCTCCGATTGATTTTGCAGAGGCGGAGCGCATGATCGGTGAGTTGAAGGGGCAGGCGGTGCTGGACGGGGTGCGCGGGCGGCCCGGCGGCGACCGGACGGCGCTGGCGCAGGCCTTGGTGGACCTGTCGCGCTTCGCTGCCGCCCACGCGGCGGATCTGGAGACCTGCGACATCAATCCCTTCGTGCTGCACGAGCGGGGCGGCGTGGCGCTGGACGCGGTGATCGTCGGCGCGGGGTGA